The following coding sequences are from one Acidobacteriota bacterium window:
- the folK gene encoding 2-amino-4-hydroxy-6-hydroxymethyldihydropteridine diphosphokinase, whose translation MAANNAAVTAYVGLGSDLGDRAGNLLLGVRGLIEACFEVTAISCIYESEPIDMEGAPDFLNMAVALRCKEVTPTQLMARLLRIEYNLGRTSKTFHKPRTIDLDLLFFGETKMDTPFLTLPHPRIHLRKFVLMPLNDIAPKLRHPVLGKTVEDLLAVTPDDSRIEKWLPADVNRGVAADVAGV comes from the coding sequence ATGGCGGCTAATAACGCGGCAGTAACAGCATATGTCGGGCTCGGTTCCGACCTTGGCGACCGGGCGGGAAATCTCCTGCTCGGCGTCCGCGGGTTGATCGAGGCGTGTTTTGAAGTAACCGCTATCTCATGTATCTATGAGTCCGAACCGATCGACATGGAAGGCGCTCCGGATTTTCTCAATATGGCCGTCGCACTGCGCTGTAAAGAGGTGACCCCGACCCAGTTGATGGCCCGACTGCTCCGGATCGAGTACAACCTTGGCCGGACGTCCAAGACCTTTCACAAGCCGCGGACCATCGATCTTGATCTGCTTTTCTTTGGCGAGACAAAGATGGACACACCGTTCCTCACGCTGCCGCACCCGCGTATCCATCTCCGAAAGTTCGTCCTTATGCCGCTGAATGATATTGCGCCGAAGCTTCGCCATCCGGTTCTCGGCAAAACGGTCGAAGACCTTCTTGCCGTAACGCCTGACGATTCGCGCATTGAGAAGTGGCTCCCCGCGGATGTAAACCGGGGCGTCGCCGCCGATGTCGCCGGCGTCTGA
- the panB gene encoding 3-methyl-2-oxobutanoate hydroxymethyltransferase, translated as MAYLKPDKPEKVYVPALRAAKEKGEKLVCLTAYDYPTARIVDEAGVDIILVGDSMGNVIHGYGNTIPVSLEEILSATKAVKRGSSRALTVADMPYGSYHTGDNKAVRNALKLMKYGGAEAVKLEGGRNRVDLVKRLVDEEIPVMAHIGLTPQSVHKLGGYRVQGKTTDDAKRLIDDALLLEEAGAFAVVLELVPREVAAVITKELKISTVGIGAGTDCDIQVLVLHDLIGFTFGRQPRFVRQYANVSGVITDAITRWMDDVRSGNYPAEAESYGLPEDVNLEDLTATIPF; from the coding sequence ATGGCCTACCTTAAACCGGACAAACCCGAGAAGGTTTACGTTCCCGCACTTCGAGCCGCCAAAGAGAAGGGCGAGAAGCTCGTTTGCCTTACGGCCTATGATTACCCGACCGCCCGCATCGTTGACGAGGCCGGCGTGGACATCATCCTTGTCGGCGATAGCATGGGAAATGTCATTCACGGCTACGGGAACACGATCCCGGTTTCGCTTGAGGAAATTCTCTCGGCGACCAAGGCCGTAAAACGCGGCTCAAGCCGAGCGCTTACCGTCGCCGACATGCCCTACGGCAGCTATCACACCGGCGACAACAAGGCCGTGCGAAATGCCCTCAAGCTGATGAAATACGGCGGTGCCGAGGCCGTGAAGCTCGAAGGCGGCCGCAACCGGGTTGACCTTGTGAAACGCTTGGTCGATGAAGAGATACCCGTTATGGCACACATCGGCCTGACGCCGCAGTCGGTCCATAAGCTAGGCGGCTATCGCGTCCAGGGCAAAACGACCGACGACGCAAAACGTCTTATCGACGACGCATTGCTTCTCGAAGAGGCAGGAGCTTTCGCCGTCGTTCTCGAACTTGTGCCGCGCGAGGTCGCGGCCGTCATCACCAAAGAACTTAAGATCTCGACCGTCGGCATCGGCGCCGGTACCGACTGTGATATCCAAGTTCTTGTCCTGCACGACCTGATCGGGTTTACATTCGGCCGCCAGCCGCGGTTCGTCCGGCAATATGCCAACGTCAGCGGTGTCATTACCGACGCGATAACGCGATGGATGGACGACGTCCGCAGCGGCAACTACCCGGCCGAGGCCGAGTCGTATGGTTTGCCCGAAGACGTAAACCTGGAAGATTTGACGGCAACTATTCCGTTCTAA
- a CDS encoding pantoate--beta-alanine ligase, with product MEIINRRQRMASITRKLRRENKTIAFVPTMGALHEGHLALVQEASKRGDAVIVSIFVNPAQFTDAKDLANYPRDLATDAALLSEFGVDYIYAPEPHDIYPEGFSSFVYVEGLSESLEGASRPGHFRGVATVVTLLLNTIRPDFAFFGEKDAQQLAIVKRLTRDMGFDTEIISVQTVREPSGLARSSRNELLSPEDRARASVIYAALHMAQNAFISGERNASKLTQMVENALKSDPDVTLDYVATVNAETLKVVERVGDTGSMIAVAAKIGGVRLIDNIRLGRGQ from the coding sequence ATGGAGATCATTAATCGCCGACAGCGAATGGCCTCGATCACGCGCAAGCTTCGCCGTGAGAACAAGACCATCGCCTTTGTACCCACAATGGGGGCACTTCACGAAGGCCACCTCGCTCTCGTCCAGGAAGCCTCAAAACGCGGCGACGCGGTCATTGTCTCGATCTTCGTTAATCCGGCCCAATTTACAGACGCAAAGGACCTCGCAAACTATCCACGCGATCTGGCGACCGATGCGGCCTTATTGTCCGAGTTCGGCGTCGACTACATTTATGCTCCCGAGCCGCACGACATCTATCCCGAGGGCTTTTCAAGTTTCGTTTATGTTGAGGGGCTTTCCGAGAGCCTTGAGGGCGCTTCGCGGCCTGGCCATTTTCGCGGTGTCGCGACGGTTGTGACGCTATTGCTCAACACCATTCGGCCGGACTTCGCCTTTTTCGGCGAGAAGGACGCCCAGCAGCTTGCCATAGTGAAAAGACTGACCCGCGACATGGGCTTCGATACTGAAATTATCTCGGTCCAGACGGTTCGCGAACCGAGCGGACTCGCGAGGTCTTCGCGAAACGAACTTCTCTCGCCTGAGGATCGGGCTCGGGCGTCGGTGATCTACGCGGCACTCCATATGGCTCAAAATGCCTTCATTTCGGGTGAACGTAATGCTTCGAAATTGACTCAAATGGTAGAAAATGCGCTGAAGTCGGATCCTGACGTGACGCTTGACTATGTTGCCACAGTAAATGCTGAAACGCTGAAAGTCGTTGAGAGAGTTGGAGATACGGGCTCGATGATCGCGGTTGCGGCAAAGATCGGAGGTGTTCGGCTGATAGATAACATCAGATTAGGCCGCGGGCAGTAG
- a CDS encoding TlpA family protein disulfide reductase yields the protein MKNYLKTFLLFTVFAISATAVSAQARLTTVNGGSFNIEDHKGKVVIMAVGASWIPLSGKQVEFTNVLSRKYAGKDVVVLYVATDSVTQGTRNFASAADLSQFATKNRLSATMIRDNDGAFMLKHYSLDQVPSFVILGKDGKMVGEPYGGIDPKYDVTVPISRVVDRLL from the coding sequence ATGAAAAACTATCTGAAAACGTTTCTCCTCTTTACCGTCTTCGCAATATCTGCAACGGCGGTCTCCGCTCAGGCAAGACTGACGACCGTAAACGGCGGTTCGTTCAATATCGAGGACCACAAGGGTAAGGTCGTCATAATGGCGGTCGGAGCTTCGTGGATTCCGCTCTCTGGAAAGCAGGTGGAATTCACCAATGTGCTTTCCCGCAAGTATGCCGGTAAAGACGTCGTTGTGCTCTATGTCGCTACCGATTCGGTAACGCAAGGAACGCGAAATTTTGCCTCGGCGGCGGATCTCAGCCAGTTCGCAACAAAGAACCGCCTATCGGCCACGATGATCCGAGACAATGACGGTGCATTTATGCTCAAGCACTATTCGCTTGATCAGGTACCTTCGTTCGTCATCCTCGGCAAGGACGGCAAGATGGTCGGCGAACCCTACGGCGGCATCGATCCGAAATACGACGTCACCGTCCCGATCTCACGCGTTGTCGATCGGCTGCTCTGA
- the maf gene encoding septum formation protein Maf, whose protein sequence is MLNHDQKDGILPEIVLASGSPRRSEILASVGWSFVKDVPEIDESLREGETPEAYVERLAVEKAAAIAGQWPGRVVLGADTTVVLGGEVIGKPADMDDARRMIRLLSGEVHDVITGVALVRDSTAVSGIQRTAVTFAEMSEAEIEFLALEGDPLDKAGAYAVQAQAALFIRGISGDYWNVVGLPINLVYELYRGFEAAIGEKA, encoded by the coding sequence ATGCTAAATCACGACCAGAAAGACGGCATTTTGCCGGAGATAGTACTTGCCTCGGGGAGCCCGCGGCGATCGGAGATACTTGCTTCCGTCGGCTGGAGCTTTGTAAAGGACGTGCCGGAGATCGACGAAAGCCTACGCGAGGGCGAGACCCCCGAGGCTTATGTTGAGCGGCTGGCGGTTGAAAAGGCGGCCGCGATCGCGGGCCAGTGGCCGGGACGCGTCGTACTCGGGGCGGATACGACCGTTGTGCTCGGCGGCGAGGTCATCGGCAAACCGGCCGATATGGACGACGCCCGGCGGATGATCCGTCTGCTCTCAGGCGAAGTGCACGATGTGATAACCGGCGTCGCGCTCGTTCGCGATTCAACCGCAGTTTCGGGAATACAACGGACGGCCGTGACGTTTGCAGAAATGAGCGAGGCGGAGATCGAGTTTTTGGCACTTGAGGGCGACCCGCTCGACAAAGCCGGAGCATATGCCGTACAGGCCCAGGCGGCGCTCTTCATTCGCGGCATCAGCGGCGACTATTGGAACGTCGTCGGCCTGCCGATCAATTTGGTGTATGAGCTGTATCGCGGTTTTGAAGCCGCAATAGGTGAAAAGGCTTGA
- a CDS encoding DUF721 domain-containing protein: MERFSNLVPTFVRSLPDDPDILETVIVSLWRPAVGEAIAEASRAQSFTKGRLVVGTKDKNWKAQLDSIAPELVAKMNRFLGKSMVRYIEIAAAPELFAESKED; the protein is encoded by the coding sequence ATGGAGCGATTTTCAAACCTTGTACCTACTTTCGTCCGATCGCTGCCCGATGACCCGGACATTCTTGAGACCGTTATCGTATCGCTCTGGCGGCCGGCCGTTGGCGAGGCGATCGCCGAGGCCTCGCGGGCACAGAGTTTCACCAAGGGCCGGCTGGTCGTCGGCACTAAGGACAAGAATTGGAAAGCCCAGCTTGATTCGATCGCGCCGGAGCTGGTCGCTAAGATGAATCGTTTCCTCGGCAAGAGCATGGTCCGCTATATCGAGATCGCGGCCGCCCCCGAATTGTTTGCCGAGTCGAAAGAAGATTGA
- the gatC gene encoding Asp-tRNA(Asn)/Glu-tRNA(Gln) amidotransferase subunit GatC has translation MDVKKIAKLAHLEITDEEVAIYTPQMEQIVGYIEQLNELDTGDVEPMLGGLTAAGQATDAIREDEIGTSLGTEAALSRAPASTDGHFQVPKVL, from the coding sequence ATGGATGTCAAAAAGATCGCAAAGCTCGCTCATTTGGAGATAACCGACGAAGAGGTCGCCATCTACACGCCGCAGATGGAGCAGATCGTCGGCTATATTGAGCAGCTCAATGAGCTCGATACCGGCGACGTTGAGCCGATGCTCGGCGGGTTGACCGCTGCCGGACAGGCGACCGACGCGATCCGCGAAGACGAGATCGGCACAAGCCTCGGGACTGAAGCGGCACTGAGCCGTGCTCCGGCCTCAACCGACGGCCACTTTCAGGTGCCGAAGGTACTATGA
- the gatA gene encoding Asp-tRNA(Asn)/Glu-tRNA(Gln) amidotransferase subunit GatA, with the protein MLKNEIERVLTNAERLNDQLGSFLSIERDHALGRSEAIENASGELPLRGVPIAIKDNICTKDIRTSCGSRILANYTAHYDATAVQRLNAAGAVTVGKTNMDEFAMGSSNENSAFGPARNPWDPERVPGGSSGGSAVAVASGVVDVALGSETGGSVRQPAALCGIYGLKPTYGRISRYGLVAFASSLDAIGVFGSSAGKIADVLGVVAGRDPLDSTSADVPVPDYSSMLDGSLEGKRIGVPRAFFGEGLDEEVRAAVEASIDNFRKLGCEVVDIELPHAKYGIAVYYIIATAEASSNLARYDGVRYGVRAEDAHELRRMYFKTREEGFGPEVKRRIMLGTYVLSSGYYDAYYSKAQKVRALVRDDYKTAFENCDFVLTPTSPTTAFRLGERSDDPLAMYLSDIYTVSANLAGLPAISIPCGLSSEGLPIGVQLVGNYWAEGDLLNAANIYGTEHPLDAKPLIHAE; encoded by the coding sequence ATGCTAAAGAACGAGATCGAACGCGTTTTGACCAATGCCGAGCGGCTAAATGACCAGCTCGGCTCGTTTTTGTCGATTGAGCGGGATCATGCTCTCGGGCGTTCCGAAGCCATTGAAAATGCCTCGGGCGAGCTTCCGCTCCGCGGCGTGCCGATCGCCATCAAGGACAACATCTGCACCAAAGACATTCGCACCTCGTGCGGCTCGCGGATACTTGCGAACTATACCGCCCATTACGACGCGACCGCCGTGCAGAGGCTTAACGCCGCCGGTGCCGTCACCGTCGGAAAGACCAACATGGACGAGTTCGCGATGGGTTCCTCGAACGAGAACTCTGCGTTCGGCCCGGCTCGGAATCCCTGGGACCCGGAACGCGTTCCCGGCGGAAGCTCGGGCGGTTCGGCAGTCGCTGTGGCTTCGGGTGTGGTCGATGTTGCCCTTGGTTCAGAGACGGGAGGCTCGGTGCGTCAGCCCGCGGCTCTTTGCGGCATCTATGGCCTAAAGCCGACCTATGGACGCATCTCGCGTTACGGGCTTGTCGCGTTTGCGTCTTCGCTCGATGCGATCGGTGTTTTTGGCAGCTCGGCGGGCAAGATCGCTGATGTCCTTGGCGTTGTCGCCGGCCGTGACCCGCTTGATTCGACCTCGGCAGACGTTCCGGTGCCGGATTATTCATCGATGCTCGACGGCAGCCTCGAAGGCAAACGCATCGGCGTGCCGCGGGCGTTCTTTGGCGAAGGGCTTGATGAGGAAGTGCGGGCGGCGGTCGAAGCTTCTATCGATAATTTCCGCAAGCTCGGCTGCGAGGTGGTTGACATCGAACTCCCGCACGCCAAATACGGCATCGCGGTCTATTACATCATCGCGACCGCCGAGGCATCGTCAAACCTTGCCCGCTATGACGGCGTCCGCTACGGCGTTCGTGCCGAGGATGCTCACGAGCTGCGGCGAATGTATTTCAAGACCCGCGAAGAGGGCTTCGGCCCCGAGGTCAAACGCCGCATAATGCTCGGCACTTATGTGCTCTCGAGCGGCTATTACGACGCCTATTACTCCAAGGCACAGAAGGTCCGGGCTCTCGTCCGTGATGACTACAAGACGGCTTTCGAGAACTGCGACTTCGTGCTGACGCCGACCTCGCCGACCACCGCTTTCCGCTTGGGCGAACGCTCCGACGACCCGCTGGCGATGTATCTGAGCGACATTTACACCGTTTCGGCAAATCTCGCCGGACTGCCCGCGATCAGCATTCCCTGCGGGCTTTCGTCCGAAGGCCTGCCGATCGGCGTCCAGCTCGTCGGGAATTACTGGGCCGAGGGCGACCTGCTCAATGCCGCAAATATTTACGGCACCGAACACCCGCTCGACGCCAAGCCGCTGATCCACGCTGAATAA
- a CDS encoding S9 family peptidase: MMKRLLSFATIALLASSGPAALAQKDMKPPVAKKVPSVLKIHGYEITDNYAWMRDRNEKKAPEIIKYLEDENAYVEHHMGKHQPMVDELYKEMLGRIKQTDLSVPVKRGDYWYFSKSEEGKQYATYLRSKAADGANPEVLLDLNKMAEGFKYFAVSNAEPSDDGNMLAYATDTTGYRQYTLQVKDLRTGKVLPDKIERVTSVEWSPDGKFLFIGQEDAVSKRSDKVWRHEVGTKNTELIFEEKDVLFNTGIGRSRDKQMYFIASFAKTSSEYRYLPANAVKDGVFSVLSPRREGHEYSADFNNGEFFIRTNKDAENFKVMRVGQKDPSEDNWKDYIPHNPAIKIEGIDFFKDFAVVSELENGLEYLRVMDMKTRRAPMRIPTDESVYTMSLAYNPEYETDVIRFGYSSMITPQSTFEFNLRTRQSKLIKQQEIPSGYDKTQYETTRVWADARDGVKVPVILMMKKGTKLDGKSPMLLYAYGSYGASMTPNFSTARLSLVDRGMIFALAQIRGGGELGEKWRQDGRMFKKMNTFNDFVDSSKWLLKNKYTSSDRLVIQGGSAGGLLMGAVMNQAPELYKAAIVQVPFVDVMNTMIDETLPLTTEEWDEWGNPRDDKKAWDYMYSYSPYDQIKKMAYPNMLVEVSLNDSQVPYWEGAKYAAKIREYKTNDSVVLLKTNMGAGHGGSSGRYDRLKEVAFEYAYALTQVGITE; the protein is encoded by the coding sequence ATGATGAAGAGACTGCTGTCATTTGCGACAATAGCACTGCTAGCGAGCAGCGGCCCGGCCGCACTCGCCCAGAAAGATATGAAACCACCCGTAGCGAAAAAGGTCCCGAGTGTCCTTAAGATCCATGGATACGAGATCACGGACAATTACGCATGGATGCGTGACCGTAACGAGAAGAAAGCCCCCGAGATCATCAAGTATCTTGAGGATGAGAATGCCTACGTCGAGCACCACATGGGCAAGCATCAGCCGATGGTCGACGAGCTCTATAAGGAAATGCTCGGCCGGATCAAACAGACCGACCTGAGCGTTCCGGTCAAGCGGGGCGACTATTGGTACTTCTCGAAGTCCGAGGAAGGAAAGCAGTATGCGACCTATCTCCGCAGCAAGGCCGCGGACGGGGCGAACCCCGAAGTTCTGCTCGACCTGAACAAAATGGCCGAGGGCTTTAAGTATTTTGCTGTCTCCAACGCTGAACCGAGCGACGATGGCAATATGCTCGCTTATGCGACCGACACGACCGGCTATCGTCAATATACCCTCCAGGTCAAAGATCTCCGCACCGGCAAGGTGCTTCCGGATAAGATCGAGCGGGTGACCAGCGTCGAATGGTCGCCGGATGGCAAGTTCCTCTTTATCGGCCAGGAAGACGCGGTCTCAAAGCGTTCCGACAAGGTCTGGCGGCACGAAGTCGGGACGAAGAACACCGAGCTCATTTTTGAAGAAAAGGACGTGCTCTTCAACACGGGCATCGGGCGTAGCCGCGATAAGCAGATGTATTTCATCGCTTCATTCGCCAAAACCTCGAGCGAATACCGCTATCTTCCGGCCAACGCGGTCAAGGACGGCGTGTTCAGCGTGCTCTCGCCGCGGCGTGAGGGGCATGAGTATTCGGCCGACTTCAACAACGGCGAGTTCTTTATCAGAACGAACAAGGACGCCGAAAACTTCAAAGTGATGCGGGTCGGGCAGAAGGATCCGAGCGAAGACAACTGGAAGGATTACATCCCGCACAACCCGGCCATCAAGATCGAGGGTATCGATTTCTTTAAGGATTTCGCCGTTGTCTCGGAGCTTGAGAACGGGCTTGAGTACCTCCGTGTGATGGATATGAAAACGCGGCGGGCACCGATGCGGATACCGACCGACGAAAGCGTTTACACGATGAGTCTCGCGTACAATCCGGAGTACGAAACGGACGTCATTCGGTTTGGTTATTCGTCGATGATCACGCCGCAATCGACCTTTGAATTCAACCTGCGAACGCGGCAATCCAAGCTCATCAAGCAGCAGGAGATACCGAGCGGCTACGACAAAACGCAGTATGAGACGACCCGCGTTTGGGCCGATGCCCGCGACGGCGTAAAGGTCCCGGTCATCCTGATGATGAAAAAGGGCACAAAGCTCGACGGCAAGTCGCCGATGCTGCTTTACGCTTATGGTTCATACGGTGCCTCGATGACGCCGAACTTCTCGACCGCCAGGCTTTCGCTGGTCGATCGCGGAATGATCTTCGCCCTTGCCCAGATCCGCGGCGGCGGCGAGCTTGGCGAAAAGTGGCGGCAGGACGGCCGAATGTTCAAGAAGATGAACACCTTCAACGACTTTGTCGATTCGTCGAAGTGGCTGCTTAAGAACAAATACACATCGAGCGACCGGCTTGTAATTCAGGGCGGTTCAGCCGGCGGCCTGCTGATGGGTGCGGTGATGAACCAGGCTCCGGAACTCTACAAAGCCGCGATCGTGCAGGTGCCGTTCGTCGATGTGATGAACACGATGATCGACGAGACGCTGCCTCTGACGACCGAGGAATGGGATGAATGGGGCAACCCGCGGGACGACAAAAAGGCCTGGGACTATATGTACAGCTATTCACCATATGACCAGATAAAGAAGATGGCGTATCCGAATATGCTGGTCGAGGTTTCGCTAAACGACAGCCAGGTGCCGTATTGGGAAGGAGCAAAATATGCGGCCAAGATCCGCGAATACAAGACGAACGACAGCGTCGTCCTGCTCAAGACCAACATGGGTGCCGGCCACGGCGGTTCCTCGGGCCGCTACGACCGCCTGAAGGAAGTGGCGTTCGAATATGCCTACGCACTGACACAGGTCGGGATAACAGAGTAA
- a CDS encoding M20/M25/M40 family metallo-hydrolase, giving the protein MFKRERLAFLLVLTMVAPGLVLAQPAPAVERPSVDRIRDEGMNRSQAMATMKYLSDVIGARLTNSPAQRRANAWTKEQLEKWGMKNAAIDPWGEFGKGWELKRFTASVDANGEFVAFRSYPKAWSPSTNGAITGDVVYVDATDEAGLEKYNGKLKGAIVFTAPERRVEPGFSPVASRTSDDELAKLDAAKPQDNVQQNRGRQGAGGAGNQSFNQRKYRFYFEEGVAVLVEPSMGTDSGTIRVMGASPAPTTPVPGQSPFAGMRVYSKGAAPTIPQLVAETEQYNRVYRLLKQGIPVKMTVDLAVQFFGDDLQGYNTIAEIPGTDLADEVVMIGGHLDSWHAGNGSTDNGAGVTVTMEAMRILAATGLKPRRTIRIALWTGEEQGLLGARGYVAKNFARIGDGSDNAAFAALSGGPRTLTKLPAYDKFAAYFNLDNGTGQIRGINMQGNEALRPMFRTWFEPFHDLGAKTVSINSVGGTDHLAFTGVGLPGFQFIQDPIEYFGRTWHTTQDVADRTIEEDLKRSAVIMATFAYNAAMSDEKMPRQQAAAGVASLIPGFDYRALNDEQAFAALGLGHQVCGYPVRPEELPNGFPSMFAVSTFFRDGAEATAGE; this is encoded by the coding sequence ATGTTCAAGAGAGAAAGACTCGCATTTTTACTAGTTTTGACGATGGTTGCGCCCGGGCTTGTCCTCGCGCAGCCGGCACCGGCCGTCGAACGGCCTTCGGTTGACCGCATCCGCGACGAGGGCATGAACCGCTCGCAGGCAATGGCGACGATGAAGTACCTCAGCGACGTTATCGGCGCCCGGTTGACCAACTCGCCCGCACAACGCCGGGCAAACGCCTGGACCAAGGAACAGCTCGAAAAGTGGGGCATGAAGAATGCCGCCATCGACCCCTGGGGCGAATTTGGCAAGGGCTGGGAACTGAAGCGGTTCACGGCCTCGGTCGATGCGAACGGCGAATTCGTCGCATTCCGCTCATATCCGAAGGCATGGTCGCCCTCGACCAATGGAGCCATCACCGGCGACGTGGTCTATGTTGACGCGACCGATGAGGCGGGCCTTGAGAAATACAATGGCAAGCTGAAAGGTGCGATCGTCTTCACCGCTCCGGAACGCCGCGTTGAGCCGGGCTTTAGTCCGGTCGCTTCGCGTACGTCGGACGACGAACTCGCCAAGCTTGATGCCGCAAAGCCGCAGGATAACGTCCAGCAGAACCGCGGACGCCAAGGCGCTGGGGGAGCGGGCAATCAATCGTTCAACCAGCGAAAGTACCGCTTCTACTTTGAAGAAGGCGTTGCTGTTTTGGTCGAGCCGAGCATGGGAACTGATTCGGGAACGATCCGCGTCATGGGAGCCTCGCCGGCACCGACGACGCCGGTTCCGGGCCAGAGCCCGTTTGCGGGAATGCGAGTTTATTCAAAAGGAGCTGCTCCGACCATTCCGCAGCTTGTCGCCGAGACCGAGCAATACAACCGCGTCTATCGTCTTCTGAAGCAGGGCATCCCGGTCAAGATGACGGTCGATCTGGCGGTCCAGTTCTTTGGGGACGATCTGCAGGGCTACAACACCATCGCCGAGATCCCGGGAACGGACCTCGCCGATGAGGTCGTAATGATCGGCGGCCACCTTGATTCGTGGCACGCCGGCAACGGCTCGACCGACAATGGTGCGGGCGTGACGGTCACGATGGAAGCGATGCGTATCCTCGCGGCGACCGGCCTCAAGCCCCGCCGGACGATCCGGATCGCACTCTGGACCGGTGAGGAGCAAGGACTGCTCGGTGCCCGCGGTTACGTTGCGAAGAATTTCGCCCGTATCGGCGATGGCTCGGACAACGCAGCCTTTGCCGCACTCTCAGGCGGCCCGCGGACGCTGACAAAGCTTCCGGCTTACGACAAGTTTGCTGCCTACTTCAACCTCGATAATGGCACGGGCCAGATCCGCGGCATCAACATGCAGGGCAATGAGGCCCTGAGGCCGATGTTCCGCACTTGGTTTGAGCCTTTCCACGACCTCGGTGCAAAGACCGTTAGCATCAATTCGGTCGGCGGAACGGACCACCTCGCCTTCACGGGCGTTGGGCTTCCGGGCTTCCAGTTCATTCAGGACCCGATCGAATACTTCGGCCGCACCTGGCACACAACGCAGGACGTTGCCGATCGGACGATCGAAGAGGACCTGAAGCGTTCGGCCGTGATCATGGCGACCTTTGCCTATAATGCCGCGATGTCGGATGAGAAGATGCCGCGTCAGCAGGCGGCCGCCGGCGTCGCATCGCTGATCCCGGGCTTTGATTACCGTGCACTCAACGACGAGCAGGCGTTCGCCGCTCTCGGGCTCGGCCATCAGGTCTGCGGCTATCCGGTCCGACCGGAAGAACTGCCGAACGGGTTCCCGTCGATGTTTGCCGTCAGCACCTTCTTCCGCGATGGTGCAGAAGCAACCGCCGGCGAATAG
- a CDS encoding SDR family oxidoreductase, which translates to MRILVTGGAGFIGSHLCERLLNEGNEVICLDNFFTGRKANVAHLFDDRRFELVRHDVTEPILLEVDQIYNLACPASPIHYQFNPVKTVKTSVMGMINMLGMAKRVKARILQASTSEVYGDPLIHPQTEDYWGNVNPIGPRSCYDEGKRVAETLMMDYHRQNDVDTRIVRIFNTYGERMMENDGRVVSNFVVQALRGEPLTIYGDGSQTRSFCYVSDLVDGLIRLMNTEAEGIHLPVNIGNPGEFTMNELAEEVGKATGKQIEIKHFPLPQDDPKQRKPNIERAQKLLGWEPKVSLAEGLRKTVAYFAESIGDAAATARD; encoded by the coding sequence ATGAGGATATTGGTTACCGGCGGTGCCGGATTTATCGGTTCGCACCTTTGCGAAAGGCTGCTCAATGAGGGCAACGAGGTGATTTGCCTCGATAATTTCTTCACCGGGCGGAAGGCGAATGTCGCACATCTTTTCGACGATCGCCGCTTTGAGCTCGTCCGCCACGACGTCACCGAACCGATCCTGCTTGAGGTTGACCAGATCTATAACCTCGCCTGCCCGGCCTCGCCGATCCATTATCAGTTCAACCCGGTCAAGACCGTAAAGACAAGCGTGATGGGCATGATAAACATGCTCGGGATGGCGAAGAGGGTAAAGGCCCGGATACTTCAGGCCTCGACCAGCGAGGTTTACGGCGATCCGCTTATTCATCCGCAGACAGAAGATTACTGGGGCAATGTGAACCCGATCGGCCCGCGAAGCTGCTACGACGAAGGAAAACGCGTCGCCGAAACGCTGATGATGGATTATCATCGGCAAAATGACGTCGATACCCGTATCGTCCGTATTTTCAACACTTACGGCGAGCGGATGATGGAAAACGACGGCCGCGTGGTTTCAAACTTCGTTGTCCAGGCACTCAGAGGCGAGCCCTTGACCATCTACGGCGATGGCAGCCAGACGCGTTCGTTCTGTTACGTCAGCGACCTCGTCGATGGCTTAATTCGCCTTATGAACACTGAGGCCGAAGGCATTCATCTCCCGGTCAACATCGGCAATCCCGGCGAATTTACGATGAATGAACTCGCCGAAGAGGTCGGCAAAGCGACCGGAAAGCAGATCGAGATAAAACACTTTCCGCTGCCGCAGGACGACCCGAAGCAGAGAAAGCCGAACATCGAGCGAGCCCAGAAGTTGCTCGGATGGGAACCGAAGGTGTCGCTGGCTGAGGGACTGAGGAAGACCGTTGCCTATTTTGCTGAGTCGATCGGTGATGCGGCTGCTACTGCTCGCGATTGA